From a single Aggregatilinea lenta genomic region:
- a CDS encoding DNA modification methylase, whose amino-acid sequence MEPDTTQLAGQLLSLRYVTLDQALAWRWDANPKRHDLDQLAASIRRYGFRDPSLYDATLGGIPAGNGRLEALDLLRRNGEEPPRGVGLDTDGAWCVPLVFGADAASRAAAEAFGVAHNNLTVVGFSPAETVRLWQEADYLALLKRLAAEDELPVTVDADDLADLLDFFEEEPAVEAADDPGADLDHAEALQQQWGTARGQLWEITSQTVPGRCHRLLCGDATDPADVTRLMGDERAILFATDPPYLVDYDGTNHPHKWNKPDGNKDWSATYHDWDDAAQGEGLYDGFVACAVAHAIRPDAAWYCWHASRKQALLEAVWERHGAFVHQQIIWAKDRPILTRSWYMWQHEPCFFGWVKGQKPPRVADDYPTTVWEFPRPLTGESTGHPTSKPVELFAIPMRQHTRPGELCYEPFSGSGSQHVAGEQTGRLVYGLELQPVYVAVILERLAGMGLEPRLVEGG is encoded by the coding sequence ATGGAACCGGATACGACGCAGCTGGCAGGGCAGCTGCTTTCCTTGCGTTACGTCACGCTGGATCAGGCGCTGGCGTGGCGCTGGGACGCTAACCCGAAGCGCCACGACCTGGACCAGCTGGCAGCCTCCATCCGGCGCTACGGCTTCCGGGACCCGTCGCTGTACGACGCGACGCTGGGCGGCATCCCGGCGGGCAACGGGCGGCTGGAAGCGCTGGATCTGCTCCGCCGCAACGGTGAGGAACCGCCGCGCGGCGTCGGGCTGGATACGGACGGCGCGTGGTGCGTGCCGCTGGTGTTCGGCGCGGACGCGGCCTCCCGCGCGGCAGCGGAGGCCTTCGGCGTGGCGCACAACAACCTGACGGTGGTGGGCTTCAGCCCGGCGGAGACGGTGCGCTTGTGGCAGGAGGCGGATTACCTGGCGCTGCTGAAACGGCTGGCGGCGGAGGACGAGCTGCCGGTGACGGTCGACGCGGACGACCTGGCGGACCTGCTGGACTTCTTCGAAGAGGAGCCCGCAGTCGAAGCCGCCGACGACCCCGGCGCGGACCTGGACCACGCCGAGGCGCTGCAGCAGCAGTGGGGCACGGCGCGCGGCCAGTTGTGGGAAATCACCTCGCAGACCGTGCCGGGGCGCTGCCACCGGCTGCTGTGCGGCGACGCGACCGACCCTGCCGACGTGACGCGCCTGATGGGCGACGAGCGCGCCATCCTCTTTGCGACCGATCCACCCTACCTGGTGGATTACGACGGCACCAACCATCCGCACAAGTGGAACAAACCGGATGGCAACAAGGACTGGAGCGCGACCTACCACGACTGGGACGACGCGGCGCAGGGCGAAGGCCTGTACGACGGCTTCGTGGCGTGCGCGGTCGCGCACGCCATCCGGCCCGACGCGGCCTGGTACTGCTGGCACGCCAGCCGCAAACAGGCGCTGCTAGAAGCGGTCTGGGAGCGGCACGGGGCGTTCGTGCACCAGCAGATCATCTGGGCCAAGGACCGGCCCATCCTGACGCGCAGCTGGTACATGTGGCAGCACGAGCCGTGTTTCTTCGGCTGGGTCAAGGGCCAGAAGCCGCCGCGCGTGGCGGACGACTACCCGACGACGGTCTGGGAGTTCCCGCGACCTTTGACAGGTGAGTCGACAGGGCACCCGACGTCCAAGCCGGTCGAGCTGTTTGCGATTCCCATGCGCCAGCACACGCGGCCCGGCGAGCTGTGCTATGAGCCGTTTTCAGGCAGTGGCAGCCAGCACGTGGCCGGCGAGCAGACGGGACGATTGGTGTACGGGCTGGAGCTGCAGCCGGTGTACGTGGCGGTCATCCTGGAGCGGCTGGCGGGTATGGGCCTCGAGCCGCGCCTGGTCGAGGGCGGGTAA